Proteins from one Catenuloplanes atrovinosus genomic window:
- a CDS encoding S1C family serine protease yields MQTDRRAPVVMTVLRETGGGEAPPAEAGAPAGRARWPRLDRRRVLILALAAWAVVITGLVVLQGTRGEPEAAPVAPSPSPSASEGPLGVPEIYGAVLPSVVRITAGRSTGTGVLANADGTILTAHHVVDGAGTITVTYADGSEAGASVARADPAMDIAVLTPERLPETLVPATLGGAAGVGDPVVAIGNPLGLTASTTSGVVSGLERTLDRGNDPDMAGLIQFDAAVNPGSSGGPLINDRAEVVGIVVALANPTDADTFIGIGFAVPIGAALGAVEGDGQAPPL; encoded by the coding sequence ATGCAGACCGACCGTCGGGCGCCGGTGGTGATGACCGTGCTGCGTGAGACCGGGGGCGGTGAGGCGCCGCCCGCGGAGGCCGGTGCGCCGGCGGGGCGGGCCCGGTGGCCGCGGCTCGACCGGCGCCGGGTGCTGATTCTCGCGCTCGCGGCCTGGGCGGTGGTGATCACCGGGCTGGTGGTGCTGCAGGGGACGCGCGGCGAGCCGGAGGCCGCGCCGGTGGCGCCGTCGCCGTCGCCGAGCGCGTCCGAGGGGCCGCTCGGTGTGCCGGAGATCTACGGGGCGGTGCTGCCGTCCGTGGTCCGGATAACCGCGGGACGGTCGACCGGGACCGGCGTGCTGGCGAACGCGGACGGCACCATCCTGACGGCACACCATGTGGTCGACGGCGCCGGGACGATCACGGTCACCTACGCGGACGGCAGCGAGGCCGGTGCGTCGGTGGCGCGGGCGGACCCGGCCATGGACATCGCGGTGCTGACGCCGGAGCGGCTGCCGGAGACGCTGGTCCCGGCCACGCTCGGCGGCGCGGCGGGCGTCGGCGACCCGGTGGTGGCGATCGGCAACCCGCTCGGGCTGACCGCGTCCACCACCAGCGGCGTCGTCTCCGGTCTCGAGCGGACGCTCGATCGTGGGAACGATCCGGACATGGCGGGACTCATCCAGTTCGACGCGGCGGTCAACCCGGGCAGCTCGGGCGGGCCGCTGATCAACGACCGGGCGGAGGTGGTGGGCATCGTGGTGGCGCTGGCCAACCCGACCGACGC